In Oscillatoria salina IIICB1, the following proteins share a genomic window:
- a CDS encoding DUF4089 domain-containing protein yields the protein MTDQDRQIAEYVDLTAYLLELPLEPDHRKGAIDNLTQIAEIAKLVTEFPLSGKIEAAPEFKP from the coding sequence ATGACTGACCAAGATCGCCAAATTGCTGAATATGTTGACTTAACAGCTTATTTGCTCGAATTACCCCTTGAACCAGACCATCGTAAAGGTGCGATCGATAACTTAACTCAGATCGCTGAGATCGCCAAACTGGTGACAGAATTTCCCTTATCTGGAAAAATCGAGGCTGCACCTGAGTTTAAACCTTAA
- a CDS encoding sensor histidine kinase — protein sequence MTKENNNYNDIIQTNQERLDTILQSVQSLVNQGETEFSNLLGELSLVVREINTEIEQLVTTHQELQLECQHYQELIAGTSDAYLMTDSAGVIKKANQAAADLLKINNPNSLAGKPLSCLISEANLTSFNEEIKELKFLFNKETQIKLANEQFLPAKISLNCICDRQENVIALSWLIRPIEDDNQNLTNRAESEKEKELSELKTRLIQTVSHEFRTPLNMIHISAQLLEKYYHTFSREKSKRFFHKTRTAIKYITELLDDVLVYSQAESGKLQLTNKLLDLNQFTAKLIEEQQLLRGSKYRINFGSNCQSISVCVDEKLLHQIFGNLLSNAIKYSPQGGNIDVELNCIADRVIFEVSDRGIGIPAEEIPYLFEPFHRAKNAGTIPGTGLGLAIVKKAVEALSGEITLESEINVGTTLTVSLPILSENIESECRRDTELEIGDRELGDND from the coding sequence ATGACGAAAGAAAATAATAACTATAATGACATCATTCAAACTAACCAAGAAAGACTAGATACAATTCTCCAATCTGTCCAAAGTTTAGTCAACCAGGGAGAGACAGAATTTAGCAATCTTCTTGGCGAATTATCTCTAGTAGTACGAGAGATAAATACAGAAATTGAACAGTTAGTTACTACTCATCAAGAGTTACAATTAGAATGCCAACATTATCAAGAATTAATTGCCGGAACTTCTGATGCTTATTTGATGACTGATTCAGCAGGTGTAATTAAAAAAGCTAATCAAGCTGCGGCAGATTTGTTGAAAATAAATAATCCAAATTCTCTGGCAGGTAAACCTCTTAGTTGCTTAATTTCTGAAGCTAATTTAACTAGCTTTAACGAGGAAATTAAAGAGCTGAAATTTTTGTTTAATAAAGAAACTCAAATTAAACTTGCAAATGAGCAGTTTTTACCAGCAAAAATATCTCTAAATTGTATCTGCGATCGCCAAGAAAATGTTATTGCTTTAAGTTGGTTAATTCGCCCAATTGAAGACGATAATCAAAACTTAACGAATCGAGCCGAGTCGGAAAAAGAAAAAGAACTCAGCGAACTGAAAACTCGTTTAATTCAAACAGTTTCACATGAGTTCCGTACCCCTTTAAACATGATTCATATTTCCGCTCAACTCTTAGAAAAATATTATCATACTTTTTCTCGCGAAAAAAGTAAAAGATTTTTTCACAAAACCCGCACGGCTATTAAATATATTACAGAATTATTAGATGATGTTTTGGTTTATAGCCAAGCGGAATCGGGCAAGTTACAACTCACAAATAAATTACTAGACTTAAACCAATTTACAGCCAAATTAATCGAAGAACAACAACTTTTGCGTGGTTCTAAATATCGAATTAACTTTGGCAGTAATTGTCAATCTATCTCAGTTTGTGTTGATGAAAAATTGTTACATCAAATCTTCGGTAACTTACTCTCTAACGCAATCAAATACTCACCTCAAGGAGGCAATATTGACGTAGAATTAAACTGTATAGCCGATCGCGTTATCTTTGAAGTTAGCGATCGCGGTATCGGCATTCCTGCTGAAGAAATACCTTATTTATTTGAACCATTTCACAGAGCCAAAAACGCTGGAACTATTCCGGGAACAGGATTAGGTTTAGCAATTGTTAAAAAAGCAGTAGAGGCGTTAAGTGGAGAAATCACTCTAGAAAGTGAAATTAACGTTGGGACTACTTTGACAGTTTCTTTACCTATTCTAAGTGAAAATATCGAGAGCGAGTGCAGAAGAGATACAGAACTTGAGATTGGCGATCGGGAATTGGGAGATAACGACTGA